The Rhizobium sp. CCGE531 genomic sequence ATATTCATTCCGTCATCCCCAACGCGGCACAGTCATATCTCGCCACGCTGATAGCAGAAAGCGGCACGAGAAGACATGAGTATCAATCACCAAAGACGGACCAGCCGGTACGGGCCGCCAGCATTTCCAACGCCACCGCGCCGAGTTGCGAATTGCCGACCTTGTTCAGACCCGGCGACCAGACGGCGATCGAACCGATACCGGGCGCCACGGCCAATATGCCGCCGCCGACGCCGCTCTTGCCGGGAAGACCGACATGATAGGCGAAATCGCCGGAGCCGTCATAATGGCCGCAGGTCAGCATCAGCGCATTGATGCGCCGCGCCCGTTTCGGCGAGACGACGGAATGGCCCGTTATCGGATTGCTGCCGCGCGCGGCAAGATAGAGCCCGGCCTTGGCAAGCTGCTGACAGCTCATCGAAAGAGCGCATTGATGGAAATAGACGCCGAGCACATGCTCGACCGGATGATGGAGATTGCCATAGGCGCGCATGAAATTCGCGAGCGCGAAATTGCGATAGCCCGTCTGTGTCTCAGAGCGCGCCACCCTGTCGTCGATGCTGATCGCTTCGTCGTCCGCCACATAGCGCACGAAGCGCAAGAGTTCGCCGATCGCTTCCCGCGGCTCATGTCCCGCCAGCACGATATCGCTGATGGCGATAGCACCCGCGTTGATGAAGGGATTGCGAGGAATGCCCTCCTCCCGCTCGAGCTGAACGATGGAATTGAAGGCCGTGCCGGACGGTTCGCGTCCCACACGATTCCACAAGCTCTCGCCGACTTTGCCCAGCGCCAGGGTCAGCATGAAGACCTTGGAGATACTCTGGATGGAGAAGGGAACGGCGGCGTCGCCGATGCTGTAGACATCGCCGTTGACCGTGGCGATCGCCATGCCGAACTGCTTCGGATCGATCTTTGCCAGTTCCGGAATGTAATCGGCAACCTTGCCCTCGCCGATGCGCGGCGAAAGCTCCGCATGAATGCCGTCGAGAATGGCCTGCAAATCCGTCATGAGGCGCTCCAAAGACAAAAAAGCCGCTCGAATCGAGCGGCTTTTTCATTCATCAAGAAAGTTATCCGCTTATTAACGCGAATAGAATTCGACGACCAGCTGCGGCTCCATGACGACGGCGTACGGCACATCGGCAAGGGTCGGAATGCGAGCGAAAGTCGCTACCATCTTGTTGTGGTCGGCTTCGATGTAGTCCGGAACGTCACGCTCAGCGAGACCTACCGATTCCAGGACGATCACGAGCTGCTTGGACTTTTCGCGAACTTCGATGACGTCGCCAGCCTTGCAGCGGTACGAACCGATGTTGACGCGAACGCCGTTGACCGTGACGTGGCCATGGTTGACGAACTGACGGGCTGCGAAGACGGTCGGAACGAACTTGGCGCGGTAGACGATCGCGTCGAGGCGCGATTCGAGCAGGCCGATCAGGTTTTCCGAGGTGTCGCCCTTGCGGCGGTTGGCTTCGTCGAAGGTGGCGCGGAACTGCTTTTCACGCAGGTCGCCGTAGTAACCCTTCAGCTTCTGCTTGGCGCGCAGCTGCACGCCGAAGTCGGAAAGCTTGCCCTTGCGGCGCTGGCCATGCTGGCCCGGGCCGTATTCGCGGCGGTTTACCGGGGACTTCGGACGGCCCCAGATATTTTCGCCCATACGGCGGTCAATTTTATACTTGGACGATTCGCGCTTGCTCATCGCATTTCCTTTCAAATGTTATGGCGGCTCGTTACCGAACCGCGAAGGAAACACGCCCTCCTCTGAACTCCATTTTCGAGCTCTGACAGGCTTCTCGCGTTAGCGAACGGACGAAGCCACGGGACATGTCAAATGAAACACCGGACATTTCTGCCCGGCGTTGGCGCGGTCTGTAAGGGGTCGTCATGAAAATGTCAACAGCAGGATCGGCGAGAAGCGCAGTTTCATTCCACATGCCCGATGCCGCGCCATTCCTCCGGCACATCCGATAACGCCGGCATCAAATCCGGCTCGGATGTCGCCTTTCGAAACTGCACGCCGTCTTCGGTCAAAGCGGATATCTGAATGGGAATGCCGCTGGCGTTGACCGCAAGCAGACCGACTATGTCCGGCGGCGCCGATCGAATATAGCGCTCCGCTCTCTCCAGCACTTCGACAAGCCTCTCGCGAATGACACTTGCCGTTAAGTCGATCGGAAGACCTTTCACGGAATCATAATCATCAGTCGAAACCGATAGTCCTCTTCGCCTAATTTCATCGATTATCTTGATTGGAGAATAATGCGGCGGTTTTCCTGAGGCTGCAGCAACGATCGCACCAAGCGGAGACAACCTTTCGTCGATCATCAACAAATCGACGAAATCCCGCGGCTTTGTCCGGGTTGATGCCGCTAGAACCTTGTTCACGGCAAGATCTGCAGGGTGAAGCCTCGCACCCCATTCCTCGTCTCGGATAAGCGGGAAAAAACGGGTTCGAGATTCGCTCATCCATTGGATGAGCGTATTCTCTTGCGCTTTGAAGACTTCCGCCTCGACGCAGCCATAGACATTTACCTCGACATAAACACGGAAACCGTCATTCCTGAGCGTTTCCATGTCCCGCTCGGCGACAGGACCGATTTCCTCGTCAGTATCTTGAAAGATGTCGATATCGTCGGACAGGCGAGGCCAGTTCATATTGAGGACAAGCCCACCTGCGACATAGCTGGTTTCCGAGCGATTTTTCGCGATGGAAGCCATAATCTCTTTTTGCAGCTTCGTCAGCGCCATCGCTTACCGCCCCATCTCGTCAAGCATGCGACGCCCTATGGCAAAGGCGCGTGCATCGCCGCGCTCCATCAGGGCATTGGCTATCACCTTCGCCTTTTGCGCCAAATCCGGCAGTCGATCCAGATCAATATTGTCAAGAAGGCGAGTGCCGTAGCGGTCGAGCGCTTCTTCGATATCCTCACGGAGGCGTTCTTTTCTCTGCCGATGTTCTACACGCATCTCCGCCGCTTGCGATAGGATATCGCTGCGGCGCGCTGCAGGCACCAGAACCTCCACCCTTACAAGGTCGGATGCTCCACCACTTTCCCGATATCGCTGGATCCTGTCACGCGCGGCCATGAATTCATCTCCTGCAGAGACAAAATATAAGCGTATCCCGGATACGGATCAAGAGCGCCGCATAAGCAGCTATTCCGCCGCCGCCTGCTCGCCGCTATTCAGATCGGGCGCATTGGCGTCACCCGGCGCGGTCTGCGACCCCATATCCGGAAAGGCGACAATACGCTTGCCCGAAAAATCCGTGTGAACGACGACGCTGCCCTGCTCCTCGAAATAGCTGAGGAGACGGCGCGCGCGGCGCGCCGAATGGGTGCCGTAGGCACGGGCGATGCGGGCATCGGATGGGCACGGCTCGCCACCGATGGCGGCTTTCGCCAGCATCAGGAAGACGCCCTGCAGGTCGTCGGTGACGCTGGAGGAAAGCGAGAGTGCCGTTGCCCACTGGTCGGTCGCCATGACCTCCTCATCCGCGCCGGAGCGCGCGATCGCCACGCGGCGGCGGAATTCCGACAGGCTCATGGGCGCACCGGGCACGCGGCGCATGCGCAAGCGAACGAGAAACTCCTGATAGAGCACTGAATCCGTTCGGAATCCCGAGGCCGGGTCGTCGAGGATTTCCGACAGCACGGCGCTTACCCTCGCCTCGCGGTCTTCGCTCGATATTTCAGGCTGGCTGACCTTCGGCTCAGCCGGAGCTGGGCCTGCCGCCGGCACGGAACGGGAAAGCTCGGCCAAAATGTCGGTCGTCGGCCGCGGCGCCGGCGTCGCGCGGCGGACAACGGGCCGCGTGAACTCTTCCGGATCCGGCGTGAAGATCAGGTCTTCCACATCCTGCGGCGCATCCGGCAGCGGCATCAGCTTCGGGCTGGAAGAACGCGCCGATGTTTCCACCGTGCCGATGGCGATCGGTAACGGCCGGCGTGACAGAGCCGGACCGAGGGCCACGAAATTGCCGCGCTTCAGATCGCGGAACATTTCCGCCTGCCTGCGATCCATGCCGAGAAGGTCGGCGGCGCGGGCCATGTCGATATCGAGGAAGGTACGGCCCATCAGGAAATTCGAGGCTTCCGCCGCAACGTTCTTGGCGAGCTTCGCCAGGCGCTGCGTCGCGATGACGCCGGCAAGGCCGCGCTTTCGTCCGCGGCACATCAAATTGGTCATGGCCCCGAGCGACATCTTACGCGCATCTTCCGAGACATCGCCGCCGACCGAGGGCGCAAACATCTGCGCCTCGTCGACCACGACAAGCACCGGATACCAGAATTCGCGATCGGCATCGAACATGCCGTTCAGGAAAGCGGCGGCGGCGCGCATCTGCTGCTCGATATCGAGCCCTTCGAGCGTCAGCACGCAGGAGACGCGATGCTGGCGGATGCGATTGGCGATACCGGCGAGTTCGGCTTCCGTGCGCTCGCCATCCACGACCACATGCCCGAACTTATCGGCCAGCGTGACGAAATCGCCTTCGGGATCGATGATGACCTGCTGCACCCATTGCGCCGATTGCTCCAGCAGTCGTCGCAGCAGATGCGATTTTCCGGAACCGGAGTTGCCCTGTACCAGAAGACGCGTCGCCAGCAGCTCCTCGATATCGAGCTGGGCGCTGGTCCCGCCGGACGCCGTTCCCATGTCGATGCCGACCTGCAATGCACTTCCCCTATGAGCAAGAATCAAACGCGGATGCGTCCCATCTTTCTGAAAGGACGCGCCCTCGTCTAGCAAAGATTTCCAAGCTTCGCGCCCGTGGATTGAAAAAACCCACAGGCGATTGCGAGACCTATCTGAACCGCAGATTGGCCCGTGATAGCTGGCTGACCGAGGTGCAGCCCATCAGCTTCATGTCGCGCTCGACCTCGATGCGCAGATGCCTGAGCGCGCGCTCGACGCCAGCCTGCCCGGCAGCGGCCAGCGGATAGAGATAGAAGCGCCCGAGACCCACGGCCTTGGCGCCGAGCGACAGGGCCTTCAGCACATGCGTACCGCGCTGGACGCCGCCATCCATCATGACATCGATGCGGTGACCGACGGCATCGACGATCTCCGCCAGCTGATCGAATGCGGAGCGCGAGCCGTCCAGCTGCCGGCCGCCATGGTTCGACAGCACGATGCCGGTACATCCGATATCGACCGCCCGCTTGGCATCCTCGACCGACATGATGCCCTTCAGGCAGAACTGTCCGTTCCAGTGCTTCACCATTTCGGCGACATCGTTCCAGTTCATCGACGGATCGAGCATCTCGGTAAAATACTTGCCGATCGACATGGCGCCGCCGCTCATATCCACATGTTCATCGAGCTGCGGCAGGCGGAATTTCTCGTGGGTGACATAGTTCAGCGCCCAGGCCGGCTTGATGGCAAACTGGGTCAGACCCGCCAGATTGAGCTTGAACGGAATGGAGAACCCGGTGCGAAGGTCGCGCTCGCGGTTGCCGCCGGTGATACTGTCGACCGTCAGCATCATCACGTTGACGCCGGCTTCCTTCGCCCGCTCCATCATCGTCCGGTTCAGCCCGCGATCCTTATGGAAATAGAACTGGTAGACCTGCGGCCCCGGGTACTTCCTGCGGATTTCCTCGAGGCTGACGGTGCCGAGTGAGGAGACGCCGAACATGGTGCCAAGCGAGGAAGCTGCGGCAGCGACCGCGTTCTCGCCCTGGTGGTGAAACAGCCGCTGCAGGGCCGTCGGCGAGCAATAGAAGGGCGTAGCGAGCCTTTGTCCCATGACGGTGACAGACATGTCGATCTCGCTGACCCCACGCAGGACATTGGGAACGAGATCGCAGCTTTCGAAGCTCGACGTGTTTCGCCGCAGCGTCACCTCGTCGTCGGCCGCGCCGTCGATATAGTTGAAGATCGGGCCGGGAAGACGCTTTTTCGCGAGGAGGCGAAAATCATGGAAATTGTGGCACTCACGCAGACGCATGGCTTGCCTCGACAACACTGCAATCATTCTCAAAAGACATCAAATATCGACCTCCCAATATCCCGCCGCTCAGTCCGATCTTGAACTACAGCCGGTGCAAGCGCGCTTCCCACTTGTAAAGCACATCCGGCTCCTTTTCCTCATTGCCTGCTCCATCAGACTCGTCAACCACGAAGAAGCCGTGTTTCTCGTAAAAGCGGCGCGCAGGCTCATTTCTCTGGAATGTCCAGAGCGAGAGCACCGGATAGGCCGACTTGGCGATATCGAGCAGGCGGCTGCCGATGCCGTGCCCTTGCGCCTCGGGCAAAACATAGAGCTGGTCGATCCAATCCTCGAGAAAGGCGATGACGCCGACCAGGCGACCGCCCT encodes the following:
- a CDS encoding glutaminase, yielding MTDLQAILDGIHAELSPRIGEGKVADYIPELAKIDPKQFGMAIATVNGDVYSIGDAAVPFSIQSISKVFMLTLALGKVGESLWNRVGREPSGTAFNSIVQLEREEGIPRNPFINAGAIAISDIVLAGHEPREAIGELLRFVRYVADDEAISIDDRVARSETQTGYRNFALANFMRAYGNLHHPVEHVLGVYFHQCALSMSCQQLAKAGLYLAARGSNPITGHSVVSPKRARRINALMLTCGHYDGSGDFAYHVGLPGKSGVGGGILAVAPGIGSIAVWSPGLNKVGNSQLGAVALEMLAARTGWSVFGD
- the rpsD gene encoding 30S ribosomal protein S4 translates to MSKRESSKYKIDRRMGENIWGRPKSPVNRREYGPGQHGQRRKGKLSDFGVQLRAKQKLKGYYGDLREKQFRATFDEANRRKGDTSENLIGLLESRLDAIVYRAKFVPTVFAARQFVNHGHVTVNGVRVNIGSYRCKAGDVIEVREKSKQLVIVLESVGLAERDVPDYIEADHNKMVATFARIPTLADVPYAVVMEPQLVVEFYSR
- a CDS encoding ATP-binding protein yields the protein MQVGIDMGTASGGTSAQLDIEELLATRLLVQGNSGSGKSHLLRRLLEQSAQWVQQVIIDPEGDFVTLADKFGHVVVDGERTEAELAGIANRIRQHRVSCVLTLEGLDIEQQMRAAAAFLNGMFDADREFWYPVLVVVDEAQMFAPSVGGDVSEDARKMSLGAMTNLMCRGRKRGLAGVIATQRLAKLAKNVAAEASNFLMGRTFLDIDMARAADLLGMDRRQAEMFRDLKRGNFVALGPALSRRPLPIAIGTVETSARSSSPKLMPLPDAPQDVEDLIFTPDPEEFTRPVVRRATPAPRPTTDILAELSRSVPAAGPAPAEPKVSQPEISSEDREARVSAVLSEILDDPASGFRTDSVLYQEFLVRLRMRRVPGAPMSLSEFRRRVAIARSGADEEVMATDQWATALSLSSSVTDDLQGVFLMLAKAAIGGEPCPSDARIARAYGTHSARRARRLLSYFEEQGSVVVHTDFSGKRIVAFPDMGSQTAPGDANAPDLNSGEQAAAE
- a CDS encoding alpha-hydroxy acid oxidase; translation: MRLRECHNFHDFRLLAKKRLPGPIFNYIDGAADDEVTLRRNTSSFESCDLVPNVLRGVSEIDMSVTVMGQRLATPFYCSPTALQRLFHHQGENAVAAAASSLGTMFGVSSLGTVSLEEIRRKYPGPQVYQFYFHKDRGLNRTMMERAKEAGVNVMMLTVDSITGGNRERDLRTGFSIPFKLNLAGLTQFAIKPAWALNYVTHEKFRLPQLDEHVDMSGGAMSIGKYFTEMLDPSMNWNDVAEMVKHWNGQFCLKGIMSVEDAKRAVDIGCTGIVLSNHGGRQLDGSRSAFDQLAEIVDAVGHRIDVMMDGGVQRGTHVLKALSLGAKAVGLGRFYLYPLAAAGQAGVERALRHLRIEVERDMKLMGCTSVSQLSRANLRFR
- a CDS encoding GNAT family N-acetyltransferase — encoded protein: MTDKVSLRKLDLTDMPAAAAVHRASFNERLPTLAGLHMPEEDVGFWSAVVFKDCQIWGAEEGGRLVGVIAFLEDWIDQLYVLPEAQGHGIGSRLLDIAKSAYPVLSLWTFQRNEPARRFYEKHGFFVVDESDGAGNEEKEPDVLYKWEARLHRL